The region AAGACGCGCTCTATTCTATACTTGATATTTTCAGGATTAATCACCTTCAGCAGTTCGCCAGCGTAAAACGTACCTGTAATTGGCCGGCCATTGTAATCCTCGAGTTTATACAGATCAATATCCTGTCTATAGACTCTACTTGTAACTGTGAATATCTCTCCCGTGAACGTCTCGTGAAAGTCACGAGTGAACGGTTGGCGAAGATGCGATATTCTGACTTTGTCACCGACCTTGAACTTAAAGACAGATCGCAAGCGaggtttttttatgttttaaagttTTACTCTGTTTTGCGAGTTTTTGTACCGGGTAGTAAAGCTTCATCAGCAAATCCACCTCGTTTTCTGGCGTCACATCGCGCGGGGCCAGACCATGGAGCGAGCTGTGAGGCGTTTCGTTGTAGTTTTTAATTAGATCCGGTAAAACGCTCAGATAATCGTAGCTCTGCTTGtgattgaaatatctgtacatgCCGTTGCGAATGGTTCTGATGACGCGTTCTGCAAAGTTTGCTTTGATAGGGGCGTTGTCCGTGACGAAATGTTCGATGCCTCGGGCGCGAAAGAATGATTCCGTTTTATTAGACGTAAACTCCTTACCGCGGTCCGTGCGGATTTTTTGTGGGGCTCTCTCCAGAAATATGCTTTCCAGTCCCGATATAACGGTGtctgatgttttgtttttcagcGGCGCAACCATGAGGTATCGACTGAAATCGTCGATGCATACCAAAATAAACCTGACACCGTCGTTGTATTTACTGAGATTGCTGACGTCCATTAAATCACTGTCGAACTGCTGGTTCAAACCGGAAGTCAATACCACCCGGCGGCGGAAATGGCGGCGCACTGGCCTATTGAGGCTGTACGGATCCTGCTGCTGTAGCCAGTGCTTGATTCTAGAAAGCCCTATGCTATGTTTGCCATCCCGTCTGACCATTTCGTACAGTGTCCGCGGGCTCCGGTACGCACCGGCTTCTTCCAGTTGAAGTACATGTCGCTGAGATACTGATCGAGGTCGGCCATTTTCCACAAATGCACAGGCCAGCAGTATGGACTCTTTGAGGTCACACAGCGTGGAAAATACCTCGGGTGACAACGCGAGATCTCGTTTGCCCTTGCGTATCTTTATCCAGCATTTCGTTTTACGTCTCGATATTGTCAAACAGTGATTCTCGTTTATGACGCATCGAACCTTATTTCGACTTGTCCAGTCTACTTCGGCCATGTCGTGCCCACTTCCGTTCCATACGCCGAGTTCTATTTACGTCGGCGGACCTAGTCAGAGCGGGAAAACCACCTTCACCAAACGATTACTCATGAATATGGGTGTGTTTTCTCCGGCTCCGCGTAAAGTGGTATATGCGTATTCTCACTGGCAGCCGGCATTAGACGATCTCGCGAAATCTCGCCCCGACATCGTATTTTACCAGGGATTGCCCGATAGGGAACAGATAGAAAAATGGGCCAGCGAACCTATGATATTAGTACTTGACGATCTGATATTTAGAATTGTGCAAGATTTGGATTGTCTAGAACTGTTTACTGTGGGTATCCATCATTGGAATGTTACGGTTATCTATTTATCTCAGAACATCTTCCCCCCGGGAAAGTACGCCCGAAGCATCAATCTAAACGCTCACTACATGGTGCTGTTTAAAAACCAGAGAGACACGCTACAGATACAAGTATTAGGGCGCCAACTATTTCCCAATAACACGTCGTACTTTCTAGACAGTTATAAGAAAGCGGTGGACGAGCAGCCATACGCTTATTTAGTTGTGGATTTATCGCCCAAGACCCCGATTAACCTGCGCAGTAACGTGTTTCCCGGGGAAACCACGACGCTGTTTGTGCCGAAGAATCAACCCCCGCCATCTTTACTATGAGCAAAAACCTCAAGTCTAACTGGAATTTCGTGCTGCTGTTAGTGAAAACCCATCCAGCACAGCGGAAGCGTATGCTTGAATCATTGACATTATCACAAATCAAAGCCATTTGCGAGATCGCGCGTAATATCGTCTATAACAAGGCGTTGCCTCCGTCTGAGGATTACATTCGTCAACTCGCCCGATATAAAAACAAACTATTACTATTGGCCAAAGCCGGTGTATCTACGACAGAGAAGAGGAAAGTTTTACAACGAAGTGGACCACTGATAGTGCGCGCTTTAAAACCTATACTTCCTAAGTTGGAGCTACTCATCCATCATGGCCAGTGAGTATGTTATAATTCCGAGAGAGCGATACGAACATTATTTGTCTGCTAATAAAAAGACGGAAGAGCTGCCCGTCGCCACGAAGATAAAGAAGAAGGAAGTCAGAAAGCCGATTCCTTATGCAGTGAATAAGAAAACTTTTATACCTCCGGGTGAACCTTTTAAACGACTACATTGGTTAAAGAAATGattcttacatatatatatatatatggtcaataaaataaaacattgtcaatgtttaacacaacgttttttttttgttttttttttttttttaaatccacaTCATGTAGATTTATTTTCGCGTGCAAGCCATGACCCCCTTAAGTCTTCGTGACATTAAGTCTTAGAGACGATGATGAAagcgatatatatatatatcgacaAAATGTTTTGTATCGCGCATCAGAGTCATAACCCCTAAGTCTTAATGGTCGCGGAGATGATGaaagtgaatatatatatatatatatatcggtaaatataaaaaatattgtcttCTCAAAATGTCttcttttcttttatcaaaatattacaggtgatacaatattttttttttttttttaccgatatatatatatattcttgaacaaacattcaacaaaaatagttttttttttttttttaaattctatttaatcaattaaaaataacaataaaaaacacaactatatcAAAAATCTCTTCATCACTCTTCTTTTGACGGGTGACGTCTTCTGGTGTCCCTGGAAAAGACGACCTCCGAATCCGAGTCCAGGCTCAACGTTGAAAAGGAGCTAGCTAGCTCCTCCATCCTGATCTCCGTGATTTCCATCTCCCTCGTCCTCTTCTTCATCTTCACCACGATGGCAATGATGAAAATACCGATGACACCACATCCAGAAATCACGATCACAactgtaaatagaaaaaaaaaatatatatatatatattataacaactGTTTACTTAACTTGACTatgaataaattgtttatttgaaaCCGGCTTGGCTATTCGGAGATCTGTTTGAAGTGATCGTACACTGATATTTCTGTATGGTGGCGGCGCGCCTCAGATATATAGCCAGCGCCCTTCTTTAATCCCTTACCTTTCATCCACACCGCCGTCGGGGGATCTGACGGTAGCTCCGTGGTCGTCCACTGGTCGGTGTGTACGGTGGTGTTTGGCGATTCCGAGAAGGGCTATTGGAAAGAAATAGCAAACAAATGTTAATGTATACGTCGTCAATGATATAGTTGGATATTTTATTAACCTCCAAACTTAAAATGGTACAAATCATTCTAAAAAAGAAACTTTAACACATGTTAATTTCAAACTTACTTATATAAAACATACtgtatatttaactttaaaaagatattagatatattaagaaaaaaaaaaaaaaatgatagttATAGTGTGACACTAAATACTTACTTTTAGTGTGGTGGCTTGGTCCGTCACGTTAGTGATGTTGACAGTAGTGGCGGATTCAGTAGAGGTGGTGGTGGGCTTCggctgtaaaaaaaaaaaaaaaatagacatgattaaaaaaaaaaggatacacatgattattatcatttttttacgGGTTTATTACTCGTGTAATAACGCGCTCACCTTTCTTCGTTTTGTTGTCTTTATTGCCGTTGTTGTTGATGTGGTGGCTTCGGTCGTGGTGGTCGTTTGCGTTGATGTAGTGGCTTCGGTCGTGGTGGTCGTTTGCGTTGATGTAGTGGCTTCGGTCGTGGTGGTCGTTTcctgtaacataaaaaaatgcatTAGTAAAcaaagagaaagagagagagacagagagagagagagagagaaaaaaaaaacttacattgCATCTGTTACCATTTAGGACAATGGTAATGGGCCAGTCTTCGAAGTCGGTACAGTTCAACTCTGTCTTCCTAATTTCTAGATATTGAATGTGCGCACTATATGACAGGTTGAACTGCACGACGCGCATGAACACCAACCGGCTGACATCACTATCTATAGTTTTTTCTGTCGGGAATCTGACTGACCCGATTAGGGCATCGCAGTTGGTGTCTTTGTTTGGTACAAGACCATGGAAAGTTTGATGATGCAGCCACGATCGCTACGACTAGGAGCAGACACGTCATCACCCCTGAAGCCATTTTTGGTAGAATGTGCGACAAAGGAGGGGCGTGGGGACACTCACCTTCTTCCTTTTGTCTTTAGCTGTCAATCAAAGCCTGACCACTGTCCATCTCATCGTCCAGAGGGAACGCCCACCAGCTGTCAATCATCGCCACCTATCTCGCCACGCAGAATATAAGCCCCGCCCCCCTTCACCCCTCTTTTTACATACGTTATATACTAATTATTATACAGGTTTAAAAgattatatacacacacatatatacatagcaCATTTATAAAAGCGAGCACTTCTTATctccacatttttttttttttttaatgctaaataacatcatcatcatcagaggTCATTGATAGGTCATCTACATGGTTATTGTCTAGTAGTAGTAGATATGGGTTGAATACAGGTACTACTGACCCATCATCTACTTCATCTTCATACGGGAATTTACTTGATATCAACTCCTTTCTATTATATTCTTCAGTTTCCAACTCGTGTATTTGGCTACCTCGGAAATTCCTAGACAACGTTCGCAGTAAACAGCGGACCTCTAGATCAGATCGAGGTATGGCCGATCCGTAATACTCTAACATATATAAAAGATTGTCGTATTTTCACATCAAACAGATAATAcccaaaaatgtgttttatgaaTGACATGATCTCAAAGTAGATCGGATAAGCCTGTTTAAACAATGTTACGGATCGCGGATAAACCACGCTGTCCAGTTGTCCGACATACTTTAAACCTCGATAACTATCCTCAGATACACGATCGTTATTAATGTATAACAAATCTTCTACGTGATTGCGTCTAAAAGTATTCAATGCTGCCATTAACATCAGTTTTAACCCTAAGGTATATCTATCTAAACAATGAAGCGCAGTGCTGAACAGCGAGTCCGGGGAGTTAACTGAAATATATGAATCAATAAAGAATcacttataataataataataaaaaaagagagagatgatttttttttatagc is a window of Argopecten irradians isolate NY unplaced genomic scaffold, Ai_NY scaffold_0062, whole genome shotgun sequence DNA encoding:
- the LOC138311604 gene encoding uncharacterized protein, giving the protein MAEVDWTSRNKVRCVINENHCLTISRRKTKCWIKIRKGKRDLALSPEVFSTLCDLKESILLACAFVENGRPRSVSQRHVLQLEEAGAYRSPRTLYEMVRRDGKHSIGLSRIKHWLQQQDPYSLNRPVRRHFRRRVVLTSGLNQQFDSDLMDVSNLSKYNDGVRFILVCIDDFSRYLMVAPLKNKTSDTVISGLESIFLERAPQKIRTDRGKEFTSNKTESFFRARGIEHFVTDNAPIKANFAERVIRTIRNGMYRYFNHKQSYDYLSVLPDLIKNYNETPHSSLHGLAPRDVTPENEVDLLMKLYYPVQKLAKQNVDKWTRFFVKSANESRPAPTRTQTTGTLGHSPATHARGLTSINDRHETTSLPIQVVAPTQQIVQQARSTLKRERPVKHKNKGKKRKTNFS
- the LOC138311608 gene encoding salivary glue protein Sgs-3-like codes for the protein MHFFMLQETTTTTEATTSTQTTTTTEATTSTQTTTTTEATTSTTTAIKTTKRRKPKPTTTSTESATTVNITNVTDQATTLKPFSESPNTTVHTDQWTTTELPSDPPTAVWMKVVIVISGCGVIGIFIIAIVVKMKKRTREMEITEIRMEELASSFSTLSLDSDSEVVFSRDTRRRHPSKEE